Proteins co-encoded in one Sporohalobacter salinus genomic window:
- the cysD gene encoding sulfate adenylyltransferase subunit CysD yields the protein MDHIDRLENKSIHIIREAYSEFNNLSMLWSIGKDSTVLLWLARKAFFGHVPLPLVHIDTDYKIPEMIEHRDRLAKEWELDMIYGQNESALKNNETFPNGNTTRLECCKNLKTEALKNTLDGTWPRYRMNHDTGKYELEENPKPYTGVIVGVRADEEGTRSKERYFSPRDTNNDWDLGDQPPEFWNQYKTDFAPGTHVRIHPLLDWKEVDVWRYIERENIPMVSLYFDQGDGTRYRSLGCNPCTDPVKSTASTPQEIIDELESGKFSNIAERAGRKQDEEDGGGLEELRKEGYM from the coding sequence ATGGATCACATAGATCGATTAGAGAATAAGAGTATTCATATTATTAGAGAAGCATATAGTGAGTTTAATAATTTATCTATGTTATGGTCGATTGGTAAGGATAGTACTGTATTATTATGGTTGGCTAGAAAGGCCTTCTTTGGACATGTGCCGCTTCCTTTAGTTCATATAGATACTGACTATAAAATTCCAGAAATGATTGAACATAGAGATAGATTAGCTAAAGAATGGGAGTTAGATATGATTTATGGACAGAATGAATCTGCTTTAAAAAATAATGAAACATTTCCTAATGGAAATACTACTCGTTTAGAATGTTGTAAGAATTTAAAGACTGAAGCATTAAAAAATACCTTAGATGGTACCTGGCCGAGATATAGAATGAATCATGATACAGGTAAATATGAACTAGAAGAGAATCCAAAGCCGTATACAGGAGTTATAGTCGGCGTTAGAGCTGATGAGGAAGGTACTCGTTCTAAAGAGAGATACTTTTCTCCGCGGGATACTAATAATGATTGGGATCTCGGGGATCAACCACCTGAGTTTTGGAACCAGTATAAGACAGACTTTGCGCCGGGAACTCATGTAAGGATTCATCCTTTGTTAGATTGGAAAGAAGTAGATGTCTGGCGTTATATTGAGCGGGAAAATATTCCGATGGTGTCACTTTATTTTGATCAAGGAGATGGAACTAGATATCGATCATTAGGCTGTAATCCTTGTACTGATCCAGTAAAATCAACAGCCAGTACCCCTCAAGAAATAATTGACGAATTAGAAAGCGGTAAATTTTCCAATATTGCTGAGCGGGCTGGTCGTAAACAGGATGAAGAAGATGGCGGAGGCCTTGAAGAATTGCGCAAAGAGGGATATATGTAA
- a CDS encoding 4Fe-4S dicluster domain-containing protein, translating to MTIRIDKDLCNGCGNKEEPYCMQVCPGNLLYKNEKNKAVVREKADCWDCAACVKECPRQAIEMYLPAEIGGRGATLKAEVLDGEIVWTLKKVDGSVEEFKVQNKLQFNLNL from the coding sequence ATGACAATCAGGATTGATAAGGACTTATGTAATGGATGTGGTAATAAAGAAGAACCATATTGTATGCAGGTTTGTCCTGGTAATTTACTATATAAAAATGAAAAAAATAAAGCAGTTGTTAGAGAGAAAGCAGATTGTTGGGATTGTGCTGCTTGTGTTAAAGAATGTCCACGTCAAGCAATTGAGATGTATTTACCGGCAGAGATAGGAGGTAGAGGGGCTACATTAAAAGCAGAAGTTTTAGATGGAGAGATAGTTTGGACTTTAAAGAAGGTAGATGGTTCGGTGGAGGAGTTTAAGGTTCAAAATAAATTACAGTTTAATTTGAATTTATAG
- a CDS encoding adenylyl-sulfate reductase subunit alpha, producing the protein MGETEIVNLKTDILIIGGGAAGCYAGVRAKEEAPNRDVLIVDKANIKRSGCLGAGISALNAYLNPGVTPESFVEYIKEDSEGLVRDDLIYTIAKGVNEAAVRLEDWGVPFLKDEVGNYVPKGDRSVKINGEHIKPIMAKVVERSGVDVLNRVNITNYIVVDDKVCGAFGFSIRENKFYIIQAKAVVVATGGASGIYRPNNSGKARHKMWYPPFNTGAGYAMGIRAGAEMTTFEMRFIALRTKDVIAPTGTLVQGFDAKQVNAQGVEYQQNYKQNTTSFRLYATVEENRAGNGPCYLDTTHLSDKEGERLKTSFLNMSPDIVLKWANEEREPQEEPIEIYGTEPYIVGGHSQSGYWIDVNRKTTLEGLYAAGDVAGGAPKKYATGCMVEGEIAGLSALEYIEEVEFTKLNQDLIAKEFRRVFAPLANETGFEAQELEERLQKIMDEYAGGLSTDYRIYEKKLLQARRLLVRFKQDLSKAKAEDKHQLLKLHEVIDRTWVAQVLVEHLLYRKETRWKGYQQRVDYPKKDGENWGKFVNSIYDKDSDKIEIVERVFGEVDKLDDNQD; encoded by the coding sequence ATGGGAGAGACTGAAATAGTAAACTTAAAAACTGATATATTGATTATTGGGGGAGGAGCTGCTGGGTGTTATGCAGGAGTCAGAGCTAAAGAAGAAGCGCCTAATAGAGATGTATTAATTGTAGATAAAGCTAATATTAAGCGTAGTGGTTGTCTAGGAGCAGGAATTAGTGCTCTTAATGCTTATTTAAATCCAGGTGTAACACCGGAAAGCTTTGTTGAATATATTAAAGAGGACTCTGAAGGTTTAGTTAGAGATGATTTAATTTATACTATAGCTAAAGGGGTAAATGAAGCTGCAGTTAGGCTTGAAGACTGGGGGGTACCTTTTTTAAAGGATGAAGTAGGTAATTATGTTCCTAAAGGTGACCGTAGTGTTAAGATTAATGGAGAGCATATTAAACCAATTATGGCTAAAGTAGTAGAGAGAAGTGGTGTAGATGTATTAAATAGAGTTAATATTACTAATTATATAGTAGTAGATGATAAAGTTTGTGGTGCTTTTGGTTTTTCTATTAGAGAGAATAAGTTCTATATTATTCAGGCTAAAGCAGTTGTTGTTGCTACTGGTGGTGCATCTGGGATTTATAGGCCTAATAATTCTGGGAAAGCCCGCCACAAAATGTGGTATCCTCCCTTTAATACTGGAGCTGGTTATGCAATGGGAATTAGAGCTGGTGCAGAGATGACTACTTTTGAGATGCGGTTTATTGCTTTACGGACTAAGGATGTAATTGCACCAACGGGAACATTAGTTCAAGGTTTTGATGCTAAACAGGTTAATGCGCAAGGAGTAGAGTATCAACAGAATTATAAACAGAATACCACATCTTTTAGGTTATATGCTACTGTAGAAGAGAATCGAGCCGGGAATGGTCCTTGTTATTTAGATACTACTCATCTCAGTGATAAAGAAGGGGAAAGGTTAAAAACATCCTTTCTAAATATGTCGCCGGATATTGTTCTAAAGTGGGCTAATGAAGAGAGAGAACCCCAGGAAGAACCAATAGAGATATATGGCACTGAACCTTATATTGTGGGAGGACATTCCCAATCAGGTTATTGGATTGATGTGAATCGTAAGACAACGCTTGAAGGATTATATGCAGCAGGAGATGTGGCCGGAGGAGCGCCGAAAAAGTATGCTACTGGCTGTATGGTAGAAGGAGAAATTGCTGGTTTGAGTGCTCTAGAATATATTGAAGAAGTTGAATTTACTAAACTAAATCAGGACTTGATAGCTAAGGAGTTTAGACGGGTCTTTGCTCCGCTTGCAAATGAGACTGGATTTGAAGCTCAAGAATTAGAAGAACGATTACAGAAGATAATGGATGAATATGCTGGAGGATTAAGTACTGATTATCGGATTTATGAAAAGAAATTATTGCAGGCTCGGCGATTACTGGTAAGGTTTAAGCAGGATTTAAGTAAAGCAAAGGCTGAAGATAAGCATCAACTGTTAAAGCTACATGAAGTGATTGATCGGACCTGGGTGGCTCAGGTCTTAGTCGAACATTTACTATATAGAAAGGAAACGCGTTGGAAGGGTTATCAGCAGAGAGTTGATTATCCTAAAAAGGATGGTGAAAATTGGGGTAAGTTTGTTAATTCTATTTATGATAAAGATTCAGATAAGATTGAAATTGTTGAACGAGTATTTGGGGAGGTGGATAAGTTAGATGACAATCAGGATTGA
- a CDS encoding DUF2061 domain-containing protein: protein MKEKLCKTVTWRIIATTTTLLIVYFLTGQLELAGSAVAIEVIAKSIIYYLHEIAWDNYELTVNG, encoded by the coding sequence ATGAAGGAAAAGCTCTGTAAGACTGTTACTTGGAGAATCATTGCTACTACAACAACATTATTGATAGTTTATTTCTTAACGGGTCAGTTGGAATTAGCAGGTTCGGCAGTTGCAATTGAAGTCATTGCTAAATCGATAATTTATTATCTTCATGAAATTGCTTGGGATAATTACGAGTTAACAGTTAACGGTTAA